Genomic DNA from Mobula birostris isolate sMobBir1 chromosome 21, sMobBir1.hap1, whole genome shotgun sequence:
attgaactacgtaaaacaacacaaaaactacactaaactacagacctacccaggactgcataaaatgcacaaaacagggcaagtattacaataaataataaacaagacaataggcacagtagagggcagtaggttgctgTCAGTTcaggctctgagtattgaggagtgtgatggcttgggggaagaaactgttacatagtctggttgtgagagcctgaaagctttggtgccttttgccagatggcaagagggagaagagtttgtatgaggggtgtgtggggtccttcataatgctgcttgctttgcggatgcagcgtgtggtgtaaatgtccctgtaatggtgggaggagagacccggatgatcttctcagctgaccttactatccgctgcaggatcttgcaatctgagatggtgcaatttccaaaccaggcagtgatgcagctgctcaggatgctctcagtacaacctctgtagaatgtggtgagggtgggggggggggaggtggacttttctcaactttcacagaaagtagagctgctgctgggctttctttgctacggagctggtgttgagggaccaggagaGATTCTCCACctggtgaacaccaagaaatttggtgctctaaACGATCTCTaggtcgtcgatgttcagcagagagtggtcgttccatgtcctcctgaagtcaacaaccatctcttttgttcacattcagagacaggttgttggctgtgcaccagtctgttagccgctgcacctcctctctgtatgctgactcgtcgttcttgctaatgagacccaccatggtcgtgtcatcggcaaactgaTGATGTGTGTTCTTAAAAGTTACAGATTTTCTTTATGGTCATGACATATTCTGAGTTGTATTTGTTCCATGAGAGAACAAAAAACTAGAGATGGAATCCAAGCTATTACTCCAAGTTAATAATTCTGGTCAGAATTCATTGAGAATTACTGTTAAAATAAAGTTTCACTTTAAATCCTGCCACCACTGGATCAAGTGCCCTCTTGTGGTAGTTTCCAGCACGTCCTCTCAGCTCTATTATTGTTATATATGTGTGTAAAATGTTTGTTCACCCATAACTTAAAGATGTAGGAGGCAAATTTGTCCCACTTTTACATCAATGTTTATAATAATTATTTACACCCAAAATCCTTTTAAAATAATGTGCTGAAAGTGAATCTCAAATAACACATTCATGTCATTGTACAGTGATATTAAATAGCTAGGGCAAATGTTTTGTGCATTGGAGATTCAGTTGACAAACGgaagaaaaaaaacagcaaacaTGCTCTTATGCAATGATGCAAATATGGTTTCAGCTACAGCATTTGAATGATCAGGTAAGAGTACATGATATAACATTCAGAGTACCATGTGAATAATCGATCTTATTTAAGGAATGATATTCATACACCAGAATCAGTTCTGGACCAATACCAATAGTTGTTTTATGGAAAGATTGGGCAGTCCAGGTTTGTATATGCTGAAGTTTGCAGTGAGAGGGGACTTAACTGAAATACAAAAAATCCTGTAGATTTTTGACAGGGTGGACGTAGAGAAGGTGTTTACTCTTGTGGGAAAATCTGGAATTTTGTGGTTAATAAGTAGTTGTCCGTTTAAGACAGATGAACCAAGACCTTTCCCTTTCTCGGTCATGAGTCTTTGGAACACTCTTCCTCAAAAAGCAGTGGAAGCAGTAACTTTGAATATGTTATGATCTCAAGTTAGTTAGGTTCTTGATAAGAAGGAAGATGACAATTAATGCATAGAGATGAGAATACAGGGTCAAGATTAAAATAAGACTAGTCATGATCTTATTAGAGTAAAGCTAATCCTCTATCTGACCATTTGAAAATCCTGATGGTTTGGCACCTGACTCATCAAGTGATGTTTGCAGTTTCCGATCACGGGGGCAGAGAATTGTTCCTCTGCTAGCCACAGTTGTTTAAAATGAAAGCCAGAAAGTGCATGTTCTGAAAATACTCCATAGGTCAGACTGCATGGGCCTTTGAACTGAAATGCTGTTTCCTCAGTGGAGTCTAACACAAGTCTAAATGATGATAAAAGTGTTTGCCAAAAATCCTGAATGGATGATCCATTGCTGCTTACTTGTGAGTTTCCTTGATCACAGAGAAAATATTCAGCCAATTCTAAACCATTCCACGTGATGTCAAAAAGCGGCTGAGTGAAATGAATGTAACTAAGTTTGTATTCCTTATAATTTTTTTTCTAGAAGCGACCTTGCCACGGATTGGATGGAGGTTTTCAGAATGACAGTGATGTACCTTATACCCAACTAAACTGGAGCTCCACAGATcatcagaatctgcagaatcatgTTCAACCTGCAGAAGCAATTTGCACAATCTTTGCACTACCGAGTATAGACAAGTTAACTTCTATGGTACTGCGTAGCTTTTTCTTTCCAGCAGTTGATGTTCTTTTAGATCTTTCTAAGATGAGATTTTTTGTTACACATTGAGTTGTTCTTTGTaatataattattttattttgctgttttatTACTACTTTTTGATTTCTTAAATAGCACAATAGAtatagtgccttgtaaaagtattcagccccaatcCTTTGTTCACATAAGTGAGTATTacagccagggattttgatcaatttaactggatatttttatttgttaattcaaaaactgaattgtcagcagttcaaaagaatTCATTCCCTTTTGCTCAGTATTTAGTTGATCCACTTCTCACAGCTATTAAAGCCAgttgtctttttggataagtctctaataactttgcacaatgtgatggagcaagatttgtccattcctccttgcaaaattgctcaagcggTGCCAAGTTAATTGGGGTGTGGTAGAGCACAGCAATCTTCAGGCCTTCACAGAGATGTTCAATCAGGTTAATGTCAGGACTCTGACAgagccactcaaggacatcaattttcttcatttaaagCCACTCTATGGTGGTTTTGGCAGTgtactttgggtcattgtcctgctgaaagatgaatttCCTCCCCTATTTAAGCTTTCTGACAGAGGCTAGCCATTTTTTAAGTCCAGGagctctctgtatttagcaacattcatcttcccatcaatcctgaccagattttcaatgcctgctgctgaaaaacatcCCCCATAGCATGTTGCT
This window encodes:
- the LOC140185766 gene encoding uncharacterized protein C10orf143 homolog; this encodes MDYSVTLQKRRLAVPPESWGQPDKKRPCHGLDGGFQNDSDVPYTQLNWSSTDHQNLQNHVQPAEAICTIFALPSIDKLTSMGQPGTLNPCLRCLAGESGHINHITTG